From Salipiger profundus, a single genomic window includes:
- a CDS encoding imelysin family protein — MRHILLFCTGLAASPALAGVDAALTDHILPGYADFSEAAETLSSAAGDDCTADALKAPWNTAFDAWTEIGDVRMGPSETGALSVVFWPDARGFTPKTLSRLIDGEEEVGTDPAAYADVSIAARGLFALERMLYDPAFSDYAGGSYACTLVRTMAADLANQADSLERDWRETFAEVLRSAGSEGNATYLSEDEALRALYTQALSSLEFTADSRLGRPLGTFERPRPTRAEAALSERSLRNVLLYSDAAAALARTLADRDMPETDAALERLHDVADNFSDPGFQDIEDPSARLLVEIVQQHVRSLSQAIEQELGVPLGLTAGFNSQDGD; from the coding sequence ATGCGACATATCCTCCTGTTCTGCACCGGCCTTGCCGCCAGCCCCGCCCTTGCCGGCGTGGACGCAGCGCTGACCGACCACATCCTGCCGGGCTACGCCGACTTCTCAGAGGCCGCCGAGACGCTTTCGTCCGCCGCCGGCGACGACTGCACCGCCGACGCGCTCAAGGCGCCGTGGAACACCGCCTTCGACGCCTGGACCGAGATCGGCGACGTGCGCATGGGCCCCTCCGAGACCGGCGCGCTGTCGGTGGTCTTCTGGCCCGATGCGCGGGGGTTCACGCCCAAGACCCTGTCGCGGCTGATCGACGGCGAGGAAGAGGTCGGCACCGATCCTGCCGCCTATGCCGACGTCTCGATCGCCGCGCGCGGGCTCTTCGCGCTGGAGCGGATGCTCTACGACCCGGCGTTCTCGGACTACGCCGGGGGCAGTTATGCCTGCACGCTGGTGCGGACGATGGCCGCGGATCTCGCCAACCAGGCGGACAGCCTCGAGCGGGACTGGCGCGAGACGTTCGCCGAGGTGCTGCGCAGCGCCGGAAGCGAGGGCAACGCCACCTATCTCTCCGAGGACGAGGCGCTGCGGGCGCTCTACACGCAGGCGCTTTCGAGCCTCGAGTTCACCGCCGACAGCCGCCTCGGCCGGCCGCTCGGGACCTTCGAGCGGCCGCGCCCGACGCGGGCAGAGGCGGCGCTGTCCGAGCGGTCGCTGCGCAACGTGCTGCTCTATTCCGACGCCGCCGCGGCGCTCGCCCGGACACTCGCCGACCGGGACATGCCCGAGACCGACGCCGCGCTCGAGCGGCTGCACGACGTCGCCGACAACTTCTCGGACCCGGGTTTCCAGGACATCGAGGACCCGTCCGCGCGGCTGCTTGTCGAGATCGTGCAGCAGCACGTGCGGTCGCTGAGCCAGGCCATCGAGCAGGAACTCGGGGTGCCGCTCGGCCTGACCGCCGGGTTCAATTCACAGGACGGAGACTGA
- a CDS encoding di-heme oxidoreductase family protein, which translates to MQSSTRRPCPRPSRSLLCAALLWGGAALAAETPLDALADPHLSVIPRTAAELARIDAVTAPPEDFSVPERFEARPAGAATVPARRDAQAFAQPAATVPEARRMDFTLGDALFQKLWTSSPSSTRASDGLGPLYNARSCQSCHIRDGRGHAPDGPDDSAVSMFLRVSVPAAPGAHMPEITDWIATAPDPVYGGQLQDFATVGHPAEYRLQIDYEEIPVALSGGETASLRRPTYTAADLAYGPLAEGAMLSPRVAPQMIGLGLLEAIPSAEILALVDPEDADGDGISGRAALAWSREHDRAMLGRFGWKAGEATVREQTAAAFSGDIGIATPLHPDLWGDCSAAQAHCRAAPHGADADGFEISAEAFDTVAYYTANLGVPARRDVGDPQVLHGKRVFHETGCADCHVPKHVTARLEGEPERSFQLIWPFTDLLLHDMGEGLADHRPEGRATGREWRTPPLWGVGLTAGVSGHTTFLHDGRARSLLEAILWHGGEAQPHRDAVISMAPADRAALIRYLESL; encoded by the coding sequence ATGCAGTCATCAACGCGACGCCCATGTCCGAGGCCGAGTAGGTCTCTGCTCTGCGCCGCCCTTCTGTGGGGCGGCGCAGCTCTAGCGGCCGAGACTCCCCTGGATGCCTTGGCCGACCCCCATCTTTCCGTCATTCCCCGCACCGCCGCCGAGCTTGCCCGCATCGACGCGGTGACCGCGCCGCCCGAGGATTTCTCGGTGCCCGAGCGGTTCGAGGCACGCCCCGCCGGTGCCGCCACCGTGCCCGCGCGCCGCGACGCGCAGGCCTTTGCCCAGCCGGCGGCAACCGTGCCAGAGGCGCGGCGAATGGACTTCACGCTTGGCGATGCGCTCTTCCAGAAGCTATGGACCTCTTCGCCGTCGTCGACCCGCGCCTCCGACGGGCTCGGGCCTCTCTACAACGCGCGCAGCTGCCAGTCCTGCCACATCCGCGACGGGCGCGGTCATGCGCCCGACGGGCCCGACGACAGCGCCGTGTCGATGTTCCTGCGGGTCTCGGTCCCCGCCGCGCCGGGTGCCCACATGCCCGAGATCACCGACTGGATCGCCACCGCGCCAGACCCGGTCTACGGGGGCCAGTTGCAGGATTTCGCCACCGTCGGGCACCCCGCGGAATATCGCCTGCAGATCGACTACGAGGAGATCCCCGTCGCGCTCTCGGGCGGTGAGACCGCGAGCCTGCGCAGGCCGACCTACACCGCTGCCGACCTTGCCTATGGCCCGCTTGCCGAAGGCGCGATGCTGAGCCCGCGCGTGGCGCCGCAGATGATCGGGCTCGGATTGCTCGAGGCGATCCCGTCCGCCGAAATTCTCGCGCTCGTCGATCCCGAGGACGCCGACGGCGACGGCATCTCGGGGCGGGCCGCGCTGGCCTGGTCGCGCGAGCACGACCGCGCGATGCTCGGCCGCTTCGGATGGAAGGCCGGGGAGGCCACGGTGCGCGAGCAGACCGCCGCCGCCTTCTCGGGCGATATCGGCATCGCGACGCCGCTGCACCCGGACCTCTGGGGCGATTGCAGCGCGGCGCAGGCGCACTGTCGCGCCGCGCCGCATGGCGCCGATGCCGATGGCTTCGAGATTTCCGCCGAGGCCTTCGACACGGTGGCCTATTACACCGCCAACCTCGGGGTGCCGGCGCGGCGCGACGTGGGCGACCCGCAGGTGCTGCACGGCAAGCGGGTGTTTCACGAGACCGGCTGCGCCGACTGCCATGTGCCCAAGCATGTCACCGCGCGGCTCGAGGGCGAGCCCGAGCGCAGCTTCCAGCTCATCTGGCCGTTTACCGACCTCCTGCTGCACGACATGGGCGAGGGGCTCGCGGACCACAGGCCCGAAGGCCGCGCCACGGGCCGGGAATGGCGCACGCCGCCGCTCTGGGGCGTCGGCTTGACCGCCGGGGTCTCGGGGCATACCACCTTTCTGCACGATGGCCGCGCGCGGTCGCTTCTCGAAGCGATCCTCTGGCACGGGGGGGAAGCGCAGCCGCACCGCGATGCCGTGATCTCGATGGCGCCCGCCGACCGTGCCGCCCTGATCCGATACCTGGAAAGCCTCTGA
- the bfr gene encoding bacterioferritin — MKGDDKVIEYLNKALRSELTAVSQYWLHYRLQEDWGLGHMAKKSREESIEEMHHADKLIQRIIFLGGHPNLQKLDPLRIGQEPKETLEADLAAEREARALYKEAREHCESVGDYVTKNLFEELMADEEGHIDFLETQLELYERVGDERYAVINATPMSEAE, encoded by the coding sequence ATGAAGGGCGACGATAAGGTCATCGAATATCTCAACAAGGCACTGCGGTCGGAGCTGACCGCGGTAAGCCAGTACTGGCTGCACTATCGTCTGCAGGAAGACTGGGGCCTTGGTCACATGGCCAAGAAGAGCCGCGAGGAAAGCATCGAGGAAATGCACCACGCGGACAAGCTGATCCAGCGGATCATCTTCCTGGGCGGTCACCCGAACCTGCAGAAGCTCGATCCGCTCCGCATCGGGCAGGAGCCGAAGGAAACGCTGGAAGCCGATCTAGCCGCCGAGCGGGAAGCTCGGGCGCTCTACAAGGAAGCCCGCGAACACTGCGAGAGCGTAGGCGACTACGTCACCAAGAACCTCTTCGAGGAACTCATGGCCGACGAGGAAGGCCATATCGACTTTCTCGAGACCCAGCTGGAACTCTACGAACGGGTCGGCGACGAACGCTATGCAGTCATCAACGCGACGCCCATGTCCGAGGCCGAGTAG
- a CDS encoding (2Fe-2S)-binding protein, translating to MIVCQCQGISDKDIHAAIDWMRQADPQTIITPGKIYHALGKAADCGGCMPLFLQTMRANDNLEVPMELRGLRQRGSTQERRNEGRR from the coding sequence ATGATCGTCTGCCAGTGCCAGGGCATCAGCGACAAGGATATTCACGCCGCCATCGACTGGATGCGACAGGCGGACCCGCAGACGATCATCACCCCCGGCAAGATCTATCATGCCCTCGGAAAAGCGGCCGATTGCGGTGGCTGCATGCCGCTTTTCTTGCAAACCATGCGCGCGAACGACAATCTGGAAGTACCCATGGAACTCCGCGGGCTGAGGCAGCGCGGATCAACACAGGAGAGGCGCAATGAAGGGCGACGATAA